The bacterium genome includes a region encoding these proteins:
- a CDS encoding copper-translocating P-type ATPase: MRPLAQGHEADVDVPHHTGSVSCSCGQACLSCQAALLAATCGCEFEAKQFEYGIAGKTQAHDHHAAGHGMGEAHDHEAMMADPRMAAFMEADMRHRFLWSLVLTIPAILYSPLGQTLLRLQLPEPIPVNRILFLLTTPVVFWTGSIFLTGAYSSLRNRALNMSVLISVGVLAAYLFSVIITVLNAGETFYEAAAMLVTFVLFGHWMEMRSRRGTSDALQALLSLVPPKARVVRNAQVVEIPTSEIQKDDLVELRPGDRVPVDGVVADGETAIDESLVTGESIPVPKRPGDPVVGGSINQSGSVRFKATKVGDETALAQIVNLVEEAQSSKAPGQRIADRWAQYLVILAVGAGIVTFGVWAGLMHASLLVALTFAISAIVIACPDALGLATPTAVAVGTGIGARHNILIKNAATLERVSRITAIVMDKTGTLTEGHPRLTDVEGVNGFQPDEVLRFAAVAEARSGHPLSKAVLEEAERRRISVDSEVTRFENLAGHGVEATVSGRNVVVGTAKLMRDRGIDLAPGQTYLDRLLAGGKTIMLVAVDGKMAGVAAAADPIRATSRRAVEGLRGLGIEVAMITGDNRQTAEAVAGQLGIQRVFADVLPEQKADYVKQLQQEGKFIAMVGDGVNDAPALAQADIGIAIGAGTDVAIETAEVVLMRSDPADVLRAIYLSKATVGKMRQNLFWASFYNVLAIPVAAGVLYPRFGIMLRPEWSALLMSASSIIVATNAVLLKTAERSMREL; this comes from the coding sequence ATGAGGCCGTTGGCACAAGGCCACGAAGCGGACGTGGACGTGCCGCACCACACTGGTTCAGTCTCCTGTTCCTGCGGACAGGCATGTCTCTCCTGTCAGGCCGCGCTCCTCGCCGCGACCTGTGGCTGCGAATTCGAGGCCAAGCAGTTCGAGTACGGGATCGCCGGCAAGACCCAGGCTCATGATCATCATGCCGCGGGGCACGGCATGGGGGAGGCGCACGACCACGAGGCGATGATGGCGGATCCTCGCATGGCCGCGTTCATGGAAGCGGACATGCGGCATCGGTTCCTGTGGTCGCTGGTGCTGACGATTCCGGCGATCCTGTACTCACCGTTGGGCCAAACGCTGCTCCGCCTGCAGTTGCCGGAACCGATCCCCGTCAACAGGATCTTGTTCCTGCTGACCACCCCGGTGGTGTTCTGGACCGGCTCGATCTTCCTCACGGGCGCCTACAGCTCGCTGCGTAACCGCGCGCTCAACATGTCGGTGCTGATCAGCGTCGGCGTACTAGCGGCCTATCTCTTCAGCGTCATCATTACCGTGCTGAACGCCGGCGAGACGTTCTACGAGGCGGCCGCGATGCTCGTCACGTTCGTCCTCTTCGGCCACTGGATGGAGATGCGGTCCCGACGCGGCACCTCGGACGCGCTCCAGGCCCTCTTGAGCTTAGTGCCGCCGAAGGCCCGGGTAGTGCGCAACGCCCAGGTGGTGGAGATCCCGACGAGCGAGATTCAGAAAGACGACCTCGTGGAACTGCGTCCCGGGGATCGCGTTCCCGTGGACGGGGTGGTCGCGGACGGCGAGACCGCGATCGACGAGTCCCTGGTGACCGGGGAGTCCATTCCAGTTCCGAAGCGGCCGGGCGATCCGGTTGTCGGGGGCAGCATCAACCAGTCGGGATCGGTCCGGTTCAAGGCCACCAAAGTGGGGGACGAGACCGCGCTCGCGCAGATCGTGAATCTCGTCGAGGAGGCCCAGTCGTCCAAGGCCCCCGGTCAGCGGATCGCCGATCGGTGGGCGCAATACCTCGTGATCCTCGCGGTGGGTGCCGGCATTGTGACGTTCGGGGTCTGGGCCGGGCTCATGCACGCGTCCCTGCTCGTCGCGTTGACGTTCGCGATTTCCGCGATTGTGATTGCCTGTCCGGATGCGCTTGGTCTTGCGACGCCGACCGCCGTGGCGGTGGGGACCGGGATCGGCGCCCGCCACAACATCCTGATCAAGAACGCGGCGACGCTCGAACGGGTGTCACGCATCACCGCCATCGTCATGGACAAGACCGGCACACTCACCGAGGGGCACCCGCGCCTCACCGACGTCGAGGGAGTCAACGGGTTCCAACCGGACGAGGTGCTTCGCTTCGCCGCGGTTGCGGAAGCGCGCTCGGGTCACCCGCTCAGCAAGGCGGTACTCGAGGAGGCCGAACGGCGACGGATCTCCGTCGACAGCGAAGTCACGAGATTCGAAAACCTCGCGGGGCACGGCGTTGAGGCGACGGTGTCCGGGCGAAACGTCGTGGTGGGGACCGCCAAGCTGATGCGGGACCGCGGCATCGACCTGGCGCCGGGGCAGACGTACCTGGACCGCTTGCTTGCCGGCGGGAAGACGATCATGCTCGTGGCCGTGGACGGCAAGATGGCCGGGGTGGCCGCGGCCGCCGACCCCATCCGGGCGACGTCGCGCCGTGCGGTGGAAGGGCTCCGGGGTCTCGGAATCGAGGTCGCGATGATCACCGGCGACAACCGGCAGACGGCCGAGGCCGTGGCAGGACAACTGGGCATCCAGCGGGTCTTCGCGGATGTGTTACCGGAGCAGAAGGCCGACTACGTGAAGCAACTGCAACAGGAAGGGAAGTTCATCGCGATGGTCGGGGACGGAGTGAACGACGCGCCGGCGCTGGCCCAGGCGGACATCGGCATCGCCATCGGGGCCGGGACAGACGTGGCCATCGAGACCGCCGAGGTCGTGCTGATGCGGTCCGACCCCGCGGACGTCCTGCGGGCCATCTACCTCTCCAAGGCGACCGTCGGGAAGATGCGTCAGAACCTTTTCTGGGCCTCCTTCTACAACGTGCTTGCCATCCCCGTCGCCGCCGGGGTGCTCTATCCACGCTTTGGCATCATGCTTCGGCCCGAGTGGTCGGCGCTCCTCATGTCGGCGTCCTCGATCATCGTGGCGACCAACGCGGTGCTGCTCAAGACCGCCGAGCGGTCCATGAGAGAGTTGTGA
- a CDS encoding DUF2182 domain-containing protein, with amino-acid sequence MVRDVLRSRELPVALAGIVALTTLAWLDVWRRAAAMAQDMTTTSGGAQGMSGMNMAMHVPRSMPWYLPDLFAAGIMWTTMMVAMMLPSAMPMLLFFAATRRSRSGKRTIGLAVWLFAAGFLLCWAVWSWLAAGLQWTLQAAVALTPHMAIVRTPLAATILIVAGVYQFTPLKYRCLSRCQSPLGFLLTGWRSGNWGVLVMGLRYGAYCVGCCWALMALLFVVGIMNLLWIAVLAIFVLVEKTVARGPWPSHAAGAALIAWALYLLVPVSGML; translated from the coding sequence GTGGTTCGGGACGTGCTCCGCTCACGCGAGCTTCCGGTCGCCCTCGCGGGCATCGTTGCCCTGACCACGCTCGCGTGGCTCGACGTTTGGCGACGGGCGGCCGCGATGGCGCAGGACATGACGACGACATCAGGCGGTGCCCAAGGGATGAGCGGCATGAATATGGCCATGCACGTGCCGCGCTCGATGCCGTGGTACCTCCCGGACCTGTTTGCGGCTGGCATCATGTGGACGACGATGATGGTCGCGATGATGCTGCCGTCTGCGATGCCGATGCTGCTGTTTTTCGCGGCGACCCGGCGCTCGCGCAGCGGGAAGCGCACGATCGGATTGGCCGTCTGGCTCTTCGCGGCCGGGTTTCTTCTCTGCTGGGCCGTGTGGAGCTGGCTCGCGGCGGGGCTCCAGTGGACGCTTCAGGCCGCGGTCGCACTCACCCCGCACATGGCCATCGTGCGGACGCCGCTCGCCGCGACGATCCTCATCGTGGCGGGCGTCTATCAGTTCACACCGCTGAAGTACCGGTGTCTCTCGCGCTGCCAGTCGCCGCTCGGCTTTCTCTTGACCGGGTGGCGAAGCGGCAACTGGGGCGTCCTCGTGATGGGGCTGCGCTACGGCGCCTACTGCGTGGGTTGCTGCTGGGCGTTGATGGCCTTGTTGTTCGTGGTCGGCATCATGAACCTGCTGTGGATCGCGGTACTCGCCATCTTTGTCCTCGTTGAAAAGACCGTGGCGCGCGGCCCGTGGCCGAGCCATGCGGCCGGCGCCGCCCTCATTGCCTGGGCGCTCTACCTGCTTGTGCCCGTATCAGGGATGCTTTGA
- a CDS encoding DUF1326 domain-containing protein, which produces MATKAPAKWPGAIHEGNGVAALFVDERASGPQREAMSKLVTGQAGPPLAIFAFTWSHVLGPQFVKFDAKLAGKDTEIRVGDQIRIAFLPIRNPVSKAGAPSKVVLAQGLLTNEPDQYTLKEFWVQAGPEIQYAHPGRCGELAKIRWQGGA; this is translated from the coding sequence ATGGCAACGAAAGCGCCGGCGAAATGGCCCGGCGCGATCCACGAGGGCAACGGGGTGGCGGCGCTGTTTGTCGACGAGCGGGCGTCGGGGCCGCAGCGCGAGGCGATGTCGAAACTCGTCACGGGCCAAGCCGGCCCGCCGCTCGCCATCTTCGCCTTCACCTGGAGCCACGTGTTGGGGCCCCAGTTCGTGAAATTCGACGCGAAGCTTGCGGGCAAGGACACGGAAATCCGGGTGGGCGATCAAATCCGGATCGCGTTTCTGCCGATCCGCAATCCGGTGAGCAAGGCCGGGGCGCCGTCGAAGGTGGTGCTGGCACAGGGCTTGCTCACCAACGAACCGGATCAGTACACGCTGAAGGAGTTCTGGGTCCAGGCCGGTCCGGAAATCCAGTACGCCCACCCCGGCCGGTGCGGGGAACTCGCGAAGATCCGGTGGCAGGGAGGCGCGTAG
- a CDS encoding DUF1326 domain-containing protein, with translation MAWQLKGTYFENCNCDVVCPCSASSLTLPADNDRCRVVLAFHVDTGAIDGVDVSNLSVAVVADTPAQMHDGNWRVGVFMDKKASQQQAEKLGAVFSGQMGGPMAGLAPLIGEMLGMETVPIEYKDNGRRHSVKIGNAVDIEIEDLATPQSTTGEVSKITGVFHPANSTLTIAKATRSTVNAFGLKFSNPGKNGHSAPFSWAA, from the coding sequence ATGGCATGGCAGCTCAAGGGCACGTACTTCGAGAACTGCAACTGCGACGTGGTCTGCCCGTGCAGCGCTTCGAGCCTGACGCTTCCGGCCGACAACGACCGGTGCCGGGTGGTGCTCGCGTTTCACGTCGATACGGGCGCGATCGACGGTGTCGATGTGAGCAATCTGAGCGTCGCGGTCGTTGCCGACACGCCGGCCCAAATGCACGACGGCAACTGGCGGGTCGGCGTGTTCATGGACAAAAAGGCCTCGCAGCAGCAAGCCGAGAAACTCGGCGCCGTGTTCTCCGGCCAAATGGGCGGGCCGATGGCCGGACTAGCGCCGCTGATCGGCGAGATGCTGGGCATGGAGACGGTGCCGATTGAATACAAGGACAATGGGCGCCGACACTCGGTCAAGATCGGAAACGCCGTCGACATCGAGATCGAAGATCTCGCCACGCCCCAGAGCACCACCGGTGAAGTCTCCAAAATCACCGGCGTGTTCCACCCCGCCAATTCGACGTTGACGATCGCGAAGGCGACTCGATCCACGGTGAATGCGTTCGGCCTAAAGTTCTCGAACCCGGGCAAGAACGGGCATTCGGCGCCATTCTCCTGGGCCGCCTGA
- a CDS encoding GYD domain-containing protein produces MVTYVVLGNYTEQGIRNIKKLPELRQSAERWVTSKGGRIVANYTTMGAYDFVIIFEFPSEEVALEGAFLFGSMGDIRSTSLRAFTTQEAEKIAQRLP; encoded by the coding sequence ATGGTGACCTACGTCGTGCTCGGGAATTACACGGAACAGGGCATCCGCAACATCAAGAAACTCCCGGAGCTCCGGCAGTCCGCGGAGCGGTGGGTGACGAGCAAGGGTGGACGCATCGTCGCAAACTACACGACGATGGGCGCCTACGACTTTGTGATCATCTTCGAGTTTCCGTCGGAGGAAGTGGCGTTGGAGGGCGCGTTCCTGTTCGGCAGCATGGGGGACATCCGGTCGACCTCCTTGCGGGCGTTCACAACGCAGGAGGCGGAGAAGATCGCGCAGCGCCTGCCGTAG
- a CDS encoding FAD/NAD(P)-binding oxidoreductase: MAGKTIAVLGGGVGGLMAANTLRRLLPRDHRVLLVEKDHRHAFAPSFLWLMVGARREDQIVRDLRSLMVPGVELIRAEVSNIDLANRRVETTGQSIGYDYLILALGAEYAPDSVPGLDSTAHTYYTLSGAATLQQALRAFPEKGGRVAVAVCGMPYKCPAAPYEGAMLIADYFRHRGLGGRIEVHLYTPEPQPMPVAGPALGGAVQEMLGARGVAFHPLHKVTAVDGAAQRLQFEGREPAGFDLLVTVPPHRSPRVVREAGLTNDAGWVPVDRTTLRTRYEHVYAVGDVTAISIPGRWKPDVPMLLPKAGVFAHAQGEVAARQIAAELTGARPANFDGYGYCMLEAGGGIAGMAFGNFFGEPSPEVRLGRPGQVWHWGKVLFEQWWLAPPGARRNALRVAMVLGARSLGLRAVA; this comes from the coding sequence ATGGCTGGTAAGACGATCGCGGTGCTAGGTGGCGGAGTGGGAGGGTTGATGGCCGCGAACACCCTGCGGCGCCTGCTCCCGCGGGACCACCGCGTCCTGCTCGTCGAGAAGGATCACCGTCACGCGTTCGCACCATCCTTCCTGTGGCTGATGGTCGGAGCGCGCCGCGAGGATCAGATCGTCCGCGATCTGCGCAGCCTCATGGTCCCAGGGGTTGAGCTCATCAGGGCCGAGGTCTCGAACATCGATCTGGCCAACCGGCGTGTGGAAACGACCGGCCAATCCATCGGCTACGATTACCTAATTCTGGCGCTGGGCGCAGAGTACGCGCCGGACTCCGTCCCGGGGCTGGACTCGACGGCACACACCTACTACACCTTAAGCGGCGCTGCGACGCTGCAGCAAGCCCTCCGGGCGTTTCCCGAAAAAGGGGGCCGAGTAGCGGTCGCCGTGTGTGGAATGCCCTACAAGTGCCCGGCGGCACCGTACGAAGGGGCGATGCTGATCGCCGATTATTTTCGCCATCGGGGTCTTGGCGGGCGCATCGAGGTGCATCTGTACACCCCCGAGCCGCAGCCAATGCCGGTGGCCGGCCCGGCGCTGGGCGGGGCCGTCCAAGAGATGCTCGGGGCTCGGGGTGTCGCCTTTCATCCGCTGCACAAGGTCACGGCGGTAGACGGCGCCGCACAGCGGCTGCAGTTTGAGGGTCGCGAGCCCGCGGGGTTCGATCTGCTGGTGACGGTGCCGCCGCACCGCAGTCCGCGGGTCGTACGGGAGGCTGGCCTGACCAATGACGCCGGTTGGGTGCCGGTCGATCGGACGACGCTCAGAACAAGATATGAGCACGTCTACGCGGTCGGCGACGTGACGGCGATCTCCATCCCCGGACGTTGGAAACCGGACGTCCCGATGCTGTTGCCGAAAGCCGGGGTCTTCGCCCACGCTCAGGGCGAAGTTGCGGCCCGCCAGATCGCCGCGGAGCTCACCGGCGCCCGCCCGGCGAACTTCGACGGGTACGGATACTGTATGCTCGAGGCCGGCGGGGGCATCGCCGGAATGGCCTTCGGGAACTTCTTCGGCGAGCCCAGCCCTGAGGTTCGGCTGGGGCGACCGGGGCAGGTGTGGCACTGGGGGAAGGTGCTCTTCGAGCAGTGGTGGCTCGCCCCGCCGGGGGCACGGCGCAATGCCCTGCGGGTAGCCATGGTGCTCGGCGCCCGGTCCCTGGGTCTCCGGGCCGTGGCGTGA
- a CDS encoding creatininase family protein — MKDTVLLEELSWPEVQEALNAGVRTVVIVVASIEQHGPHLPTMTDTAIGYAVGERVARKLGRALLAPVIRPGCSDHHLAFPGSLSIPRETLIETVLAYVRSLAPSGFQNFVLFSSHGGNFDALEDAARRLRDEFTPKKVRIAAYAGRAALLEMMRVMNGAAESLGARQDVDALHAELTETSVMMARHPALVARDRLEQGRMGRIDADEMFRRGLRAMSPNGIIGDARAATPEIGAAVLERLSDHLVAFARRELSGDG, encoded by the coding sequence ATGAAGGACACCGTGCTTCTCGAGGAACTGTCGTGGCCGGAGGTTCAGGAGGCGTTGAACGCCGGCGTCCGCACCGTGGTGATCGTCGTCGCCTCGATCGAGCAGCACGGGCCGCACCTGCCGACGATGACCGACACCGCGATCGGCTACGCGGTCGGGGAGCGCGTCGCGCGCAAGTTGGGCCGGGCGCTGCTCGCGCCGGTGATCCGCCCGGGCTGCTCGGACCACCACCTGGCGTTCCCGGGCAGCCTGTCCATCCCGCGCGAGACGCTGATCGAGACCGTGCTCGCCTACGTCCGGTCGCTCGCGCCGTCCGGGTTTCAGAACTTCGTGCTCTTCTCGTCCCACGGCGGCAATTTCGACGCGCTCGAAGACGCGGCGCGCCGCCTGCGGGACGAGTTCACACCGAAGAAGGTCAGGATCGCGGCCTACGCCGGCCGGGCCGCGCTGCTCGAGATGATGCGGGTCATGAACGGTGCGGCGGAGTCCCTGGGCGCCCGTCAGGACGTCGACGCGCTCCACGCCGAGCTGACGGAGACGTCGGTCATGATGGCCAGGCATCCGGCGCTCGTGGCGAGAGATCGCCTGGAACAGGGCCGGATGGGCCGGATCGACGCGGACGAGATGTTCCGGCGAGGTCTTCGGGCGATGTCGCCGAACGGCATCATCGGGGACGCCCGAGCCGCGACGCCCGAGATCGGCGCCGCGGTGCTCGAGCGGCTGTCGGATCATCTGGTCGCGTTCGCCCGCCGTGAGCTTAGTGGAGATGGATAG
- a CDS encoding pyridoxamine 5'-phosphate oxidase family protein: MTDDVRPLIEIQDRSYDRAAPGLRESFPRAVAMDLPRMAAFLDRRRYAVLATGRPDGRPHAAPIAFSVWRGAFWIATVRGARLRNVRSRPYASIVVMEGDVRPQHRAVIAEGTVIIHEGAAIGEADPAFGENWRMRFGSDPTWAAAMLELRPERVFSFDGTLE; this comes from the coding sequence ATGACCGACGACGTCCGCCCGTTGATCGAGATTCAGGATCGTAGTTACGATCGAGCCGCCCCGGGTCTGCGCGAGTCGTTCCCGCGAGCCGTCGCGATGGACCTGCCGCGGATGGCCGCGTTTTTGGACCGTCGGCGTTACGCCGTGCTGGCCACGGGCCGTCCGGACGGGCGGCCCCATGCCGCGCCGATCGCCTTCAGCGTCTGGCGGGGCGCGTTCTGGATCGCCACGGTTCGCGGGGCCCGGCTTCGGAACGTACGGTCGCGCCCGTACGCGTCCATCGTTGTTATGGAAGGCGACGTGCGCCCTCAGCATCGGGCGGTGATCGCCGAGGGGACCGTGATCATCCACGAGGGCGCCGCGATCGGAGAGGCGGACCCGGCGTTCGGCGAGAACTGGCGGATGCGCTTCGGGAGCGACCCGACGTGGGCCGCCGCGATGCTGGAACTGCGGCCCGAGCGGGTCTTCTCGTTCGACGGCACGCTGGAGTAG
- the leuD gene encoding 3-isopropylmalate dehydratase small subunit, whose product MEPFHTHNGIVVPLGIPDCNTDLITPARYLKRIERTGYGDVLFYSLRYREDGSPNPDFVLNKPEYRDGTILIAGKNFGCGSSREHAPWALQDYGFKAVIAPSFADIFAGNCAQIGLLTIVLPEARVREMLEVAESREGYQVTVDLARQTVTDAFGRTDRFDIDPFKKHCLVNGLDPIGLTLQHEDEIASYEAARADWLPKVEAGQA is encoded by the coding sequence ATGGAGCCGTTTCACACCCACAACGGGATCGTCGTTCCGCTGGGGATCCCGGACTGCAACACGGACCTCATTACCCCGGCGCGCTACCTGAAGCGGATCGAGCGCACCGGCTACGGGGACGTGCTCTTCTACAGCCTGCGCTACCGCGAGGACGGATCGCCGAATCCGGACTTCGTCCTGAACAAGCCCGAATACCGGGACGGCACGATCCTTATCGCCGGGAAGAACTTCGGCTGCGGCTCATCCCGCGAGCACGCGCCGTGGGCCCTCCAAGATTACGGCTTCAAGGCGGTCATCGCGCCGTCGTTCGCGGACATCTTCGCCGGCAACTGCGCGCAGATCGGCCTGCTGACCATCGTCCTGCCGGAGGCGCGGGTGCGCGAGATGCTGGAGGTCGCGGAATCCCGCGAAGGCTACCAGGTCACCGTCGATCTCGCACGGCAGACGGTCACGGACGCGTTCGGCCGCACCGACCGGTTCGACATCGATCCCTTCAAGAAGCACTGTCTCGTGAACGGCCTCGACCCGATCGGCCTCACCCTCCAGCACGAGGACGAGATCGCGTCCTACGAGGCCGCGCGGGCGGACTGGCTGCCGAAGGTGGAAGCGGGACAGGCTTAG
- the leuC gene encoding 3-isopropylmalate dehydratase large subunit: MTGKTLAAKIWDAHVVAGGDREPDLLFVDMHLVHEVTSPQAFEGLRLAGRKVRRPDLTYATLDHNVPTTPRTEPITDPTSKVQVEALERNAEEFGVRLEGMLSPRQGIVHIIGPELGLTLPGMVIVCGDSHTATHGAFGALAFGIGTSEVEHVLATQTLPQRRPKMMEIRVDGDLPRGTTPKDLILGIIRQNGVGGGTGHIVEYTGAAIRALSMEGRMTVCNMTIEGGARAGLIAPDDTTFKYAEGRPYAPKGAAWDAALATWRALPTDPDARYDTTVPVDASTIEPFVTWGTNPAQAEPVTGRVPDPDTQTDPQARTAVARALEYMALRPGTPIQEIAIDRVFIGSCTNARLEDLRAASQVVVGHRVNPKVRAMVVPGSQLVKAAAEREGLDRIFTEAGFEWREAGCSMCLGMNPDILGPGERCASTSNRNFEGRQGPGGRTHLVSPTMAAAAAIAGHFVDVREWRA, translated from the coding sequence ATGACCGGAAAGACACTGGCCGCCAAAATCTGGGACGCGCACGTGGTCGCCGGCGGCGACCGTGAGCCGGACCTGCTCTTCGTCGACATGCACCTCGTCCACGAGGTGACGTCGCCGCAGGCGTTCGAGGGCCTGCGGCTGGCCGGGCGGAAGGTGCGCCGGCCCGACCTCACGTACGCGACGCTCGACCACAACGTGCCGACGACGCCGCGCACGGAGCCGATCACCGACCCGACGAGCAAGGTGCAGGTCGAGGCGCTCGAGCGCAACGCCGAGGAGTTCGGCGTCCGTCTCGAGGGCATGTTGAGCCCGCGGCAGGGCATCGTCCACATCATCGGCCCGGAGCTCGGGCTCACGCTGCCGGGGATGGTGATTGTCTGCGGTGACAGCCATACCGCGACGCACGGCGCGTTCGGGGCGCTCGCGTTCGGCATCGGGACGAGTGAAGTCGAGCACGTACTCGCGACGCAGACGCTGCCGCAGCGGCGGCCCAAGATGATGGAGATACGGGTGGACGGCGACCTGCCGCGCGGCACCACGCCCAAGGATCTGATCCTCGGGATCATCCGCCAGAACGGCGTCGGCGGCGGGACCGGGCACATCGTCGAGTACACCGGCGCCGCGATCCGGGCCCTTTCTATGGAAGGACGGATGACCGTCTGCAACATGACGATCGAGGGCGGCGCCCGGGCCGGACTGATCGCGCCCGACGACACGACGTTCAAGTACGCCGAGGGGCGGCCGTACGCGCCGAAGGGCGCGGCCTGGGACGCGGCCCTCGCCACGTGGCGGGCCCTGCCGACCGATCCGGACGCCCGGTACGATACGACGGTGCCGGTCGACGCGTCGACGATCGAACCCTTCGTGACGTGGGGCACGAACCCCGCGCAGGCAGAGCCGGTGACGGGCCGCGTGCCGGACCCGGACACCCAAACCGACCCACAGGCGCGCACCGCGGTGGCGCGCGCGCTCGAATACATGGCGCTGCGCCCCGGGACGCCGATCCAGGAGATCGCGATCGACCGCGTGTTCATCGGCTCGTGCACGAACGCGCGGCTGGAAGACCTTCGCGCGGCCTCGCAGGTCGTCGTCGGCCACCGCGTGAACCCCAAGGTTCGGGCGATGGTAGTGCCCGGCTCCCAGCTGGTCAAAGCCGCGGCGGAACGGGAGGGACTCGACCGCATCTTCACGGAGGCGGGGTTCGAGTGGCGGGAAGCCGGCTGCTCGATGTGCCTCGGCATGAACCCCGACATCCTCGGCCCCGGCGAGCGGTGCGCGTCGACCTCCAACCGGAACTTCGAGGGCCGGCAGGGGCCCGGCGGCCGCACGCATCTCGTGAGTCCGACCATGGCGGCCGCCGCGGCGATCGCGGGGCACTTCGTCGACGTCCGCGAGTGGAGGGCCTAG
- a CDS encoding ribonuclease H-like YkuK family protein — protein sequence MEFISPTHGKLSFERMFAQIVHYMEEQRDQQYNLIIGTDSLLGDDTCFVTAVVIHRVGHGGRYFYHRFRNRKIESLRQRILFETSLSLETASQISAELAKNGYSELPLEIHLDVGDRGETKRIIREVVGMVQGSGYAAVTKPDSYGASKVADRETGKMGVRPRPLPRPKRTAGAGQGDSAGGPVPNRAPAPQTEGES from the coding sequence ATGGAGTTTATCTCACCAACGCACGGCAAACTGAGCTTCGAGCGGATGTTCGCGCAGATCGTCCATTATATGGAAGAGCAGCGCGACCAACAGTACAACCTGATCATCGGGACGGACTCGCTGCTCGGCGACGACACCTGCTTTGTGACCGCGGTCGTGATCCACCGGGTCGGACACGGCGGACGGTACTTCTACCACCGGTTCCGCAACCGGAAGATCGAGAGCCTGCGGCAGCGGATCCTGTTCGAGACCTCGCTCAGCCTGGAGACCGCCAGCCAGATCAGCGCCGAGCTCGCGAAGAACGGCTACAGCGAGCTCCCGCTCGAGATTCACCTGGACGTCGGGGACCGCGGGGAGACGAAGCGGATCATTCGCGAGGTCGTCGGGATGGTCCAGGGCAGCGGCTACGCCGCGGTGACGAAGCCGGACAGCTACGGAGCGAGCAAAGTCGCGGACCGCGAGACCGGAAAGATGGGCGTGCGGCCGCGGCCGCTGCCGCGGCCCAAACGGACCGCGGGGGCGGGGCAGGGCGACTCGGCCGGAGGTCCTGTGCCGAACCGGGCGCCCGCGCCGCAGACCGAGGGGGAATCATGA
- the recR gene encoding recombination mediator RecR, with product MSVYAAPLQRLIDELGKLPTIGPKTAQRLAFYMLSMSPADAQALAEAILEAKRLIRHCSICGNITDVDPCAICTSGRRNHAVICVVEDPRDIAAMERTREFSGVYHVLQGAISPLDGVGPDDLRIAELLRRVAPAPGQTQGAVQEVIVATNPRVEGEATALYLAHVLKPLGVRVTRIAHGLPVGGDLEYADEVTLARALEGRRDL from the coding sequence GCGCCTCATCGACGAGCTCGGCAAGCTTCCCACGATCGGGCCCAAGACCGCGCAGCGGCTCGCATTCTACATGCTGTCGATGAGTCCGGCGGACGCGCAGGCGCTCGCCGAGGCGATCCTCGAGGCCAAGCGCCTGATCCGCCACTGCTCGATTTGCGGCAACATCACGGATGTCGATCCCTGCGCCATCTGCACGAGCGGACGGCGTAACCACGCCGTGATCTGCGTCGTCGAGGACCCCCGCGACATCGCGGCGATGGAGCGGACGCGCGAGTTCTCAGGCGTCTATCATGTGCTGCAGGGGGCGATCTCCCCGCTCGACGGCGTCGGGCCGGACGACCTCCGCATCGCGGAGCTGCTGCGGCGCGTCGCGCCGGCGCCGGGACAGACCCAGGGGGCCGTGCAGGAAGTGATCGTCGCGACGAATCCGCGCGTGGAGGGCGAGGCCACCGCCCTCTATCTCGCGCACGTCTTGAAGCCGCTCGGCGTGCGGGTGACCCGCATCGCCCATGGTCTGCCGGTCGGCGGCGACCTCGAGTACGCCGACGAGGTGACGCTCGCCCGCGCACTCGAAGGCCGCCGGGACCTCTGA